Proteins encoded in a region of the Planococcus citri chromosome 1, ihPlaCitr1.1, whole genome shotgun sequence genome:
- the LOC135836204 gene encoding uncharacterized protein LOC135836204, which produces MCGHESSITTQLEEIPNQLTTPTKILSLLREKNFTEFVRTLNSSSFDVNHFYDEPDNGTLLDIACRSKGYREFVDILIEYGANINVINEKRGTAPIHEAVAFSDIGTLKILLKNGCDVNLVDGSGHTPILKAVFLARIDMLRILMEKNEVSLQPVEDQTILHAFLHGLQEFAGGSGVTNPDENDLKRKYCECLRYILYEAPRSKFDVTKAMLSGF; this is translated from the exons ATGTGCGGACATGAATCATCCATTACCACTCAACTAGAGGAAATCCCAAACCAGCTAACTACGCCCACCAAAATACTGTCCCTGCTCAGAgagaaaaatttcaccgaattcGTTCGAACTTTAAATTCCAGCTCATTCGATGTGAATCACTTTTACGATGAACCGGATAACGGAACTTTACTAGATATCGCCTGTCGTTCGAAAGGATACCGCGAATTTGTCGATATTCTCATCGAGTACGGTGCCAATATCAACGTTATAAATGAAAAACGTGGAACTGCTCCAATTCACGAAGCGGTGGCATTTTCAGATATCGggactttgaaaatattactgAAAAATGGCTGCGATGTTAATCTGGTCGATGGATCTGGTCACACTCCGATCTTGAAAGCTGTATTCTTGGCTCGAATCGATATGCTTCGAAtattaatggaaaaaaatgaggtttCCTTGCAACCAGTTGAAGATCAAACAATATTGCACGCGTTTCTTCACGGATTGCAAGAATTTGCTGGTGGTTCGGGAGTAACGAACCCCGATGAGAATGACTTGAAGAGGAAATATTGCGAATGTTTGAGATATATTCTATACGAAGCACCTCGCAGCAAATTCGATGTAACTAAAGCTATGCTATCTG GTTTCTAG